The Engraulis encrasicolus isolate BLACKSEA-1 chromosome 22, IST_EnEncr_1.0, whole genome shotgun sequence sequence ATCATGTTGTCTTCCTGTTTCTTCACACAGACATAATTAACTCGCAAGAGTAATCCACATTATTACCACGCCCGTTTCCTTGTCAACTCAACCGAAGTAAAAAGCAAGTGGGTGCTCATTCCTTAAGAAACttacaaaataaagagaacaggacagcactccttgTTGCACACTTTATTGTCTCTGTTGACAGGAAATAAAGTACAAAATAAGGAGTGCTGTCCTATTTTATATCATTTTGTGCTCCCACAGAATTTCCGTTCGACTAGTTCATGCAAGTTCAGGGTAATGGCCGCCACTGAAGTCTATTGACTTCACCAGAGCTTCTTTAAGTATTTATCTCCTCTCTCTGACTTCACTACCCAACTAATAATCCTTAGACAGCATTGTGGCACCTGTGTAACTGGCTGATAATAGGGTGgatatgtattgtactgtactgtctctTGTCCCCCCCCAGGCAGGTGtgaggaaaagaaggaaaatgGTACGTGTGGGACCTACTGTTTACTCACCAGGAGCTCCGCCGCTTTCCTCtcgagtttggtgtgtgtggttgttcttTCGTCCCATCCGACCCCTTGGGGCAGGAGAGTCTAAAGAGCCAGCAATGGGCAAAAATATAGGTGAGTACATTAGCTTTATTGAGCATGATCATATTTTACCTCATGCACAGGTCATTTAAACAGTAAGttcttattttttaattatgTCATGATCATATATTACCTCATGCACAGGTCATTTAAACAATAagttcttattttttattttagtcCTTCCTAATATATTGTAATACTACTGATCTTACTGGATTTACTAAGGCTCACCATAACCATAACCACACCCAAAACACTGGCTACTGTTAACATGATTTTAAGTGACACACTGCAAGACCTTTGAGCCTCAATGAATCATCTCAGTCTACAGATGGCTGAATGACTAATTCATTTCGACCAATCAGCATTGGCCTTTGTACGACTTACTCCTGGCCTTATACAGTGAACCTCGCAACaaagctggggtgaatttctcaaaaccaaagttgctaactacattagctactttgctgtgttcaatgcattttcccattggcaactaccaaagttgctaaaaggctaacaacttctcttttgagaaactcacccctgacttggcacagtgcacagtgtaaATTTAACAAACCACAAAGGTTAGTGGAGATCTTATTAAAAAAAGTGTTAGGTACCATGTCTTTCTTCAGCATAATTAGACGGCTCCTTTTCCAATTCAGCATCCTTGTCACCAGGAGACTCTGTGGTCTCTGCCACACTGTCTGGAGAAGATGCAGTGGTGTTGTCATCTTGACTGTCTGCATTCTCTTCCTTACcagcatcctcatcatcatcatcatcagactcACTGGCTGTGACTGTGGCAGGGGTAGACAATCCAACtggactctcctcctcctcctcttcctcctccgtttCCTCTCTCTCCGATGGACTGGCCTCAGATGGCTGCAAAGACTCTTCCGCAGACGTGTTGTCAGGGATCTCTTCTGTACCATTCACATGCCCTCCTCCTTCCATGTCCTCTAGTACGGTCTCCGTGCCATTCATGTGCTCATCGCCTGTGTCTTCGGCTACAGCCGTTGTGCCATTCACCTGGTGAACGTCTTCCGCTAGGGTGTCTTCAAGGTCACCCACTGCCGTGGTGTCGTTAGCACTGAGGGTCGTGGCATTTCCGCCGAAAACCTCATCAAAGTCTTCAAAAGGCTTGGTTTCAGCCCCTTCCTCCCCTTCTGCCTCTGTTGACATTGGGGTTCCTGCAGATGGATCCACTGCCACCTCAGGGTTTTCATCCCTATCAACGGCCATTTCTGAGTCTCCTGTGGTGCTATTGCTATAACCATCCTCAGGGCCACTGGTGAGATATTTGACCTCTGTCTCGATGCCATCGTCGCCGTCAAGACCAGGCTCAGCTGAAAGATGGGACAAAAACTATTTAATGTGGAAATAGTCAAACACTCAAAACAAATGTGCTTCCATCAGGGGTTTTCACCCTACTCTCTTTGAAGTATGTTTTAATAATCAGACTAACAgaacgggggaaaaaaaagaattcctTTCAACTCATGACAAAGAATATCCTTAACAATTTCAAAGAGCTAAAGGTTTtatgaaagtgtttttaaaatTCCAAGACTGTTTGTTCAAAGCACATTCAAAACCCTGTTCAAGCTGGAACAGGTGAAAAGGTGCGGCTATTATTAAGCTCCCGAAGATCGCAGGTGTGTCTCAAGCTGTTGCTATgatacacactttttttttcaacGTACACTGTTACCCACACTGCCGTCTTGAGACACACCTACAAGATGTCGTTCAGCAAACAATGCATTCTGCTTTGTAAATATTCGATCACCCATTGGCTCTCAACTTGTGTTTTTCCACTGCAGTACATGTGTACTGTGTCCGGCTGACATGAGAGGCAAAGAAAGGGAAATAACTGGTACCAACTTACATGTGACTGCAGAGGACTCTTTGGCTGGTGGTGTCACAGATTCACCACAGTCGACATCTGATGTTACTGTTAATGGTAAAACATAATGgagattatttattatttattccactattatattattatttctttAAAATTACTATTTAATATGTACTTATTGAATGGCCATATATCATTTAATAGATAGTTATTGAATGTACATGTACAAACATATAAGACTTGTGAGGGCGATGGTGGCATCTTCTATTCCTACCTGCTGGGTCATAGCAGTAGGCATCAGTGAGAGACTCAGGTGTGTCCTCAAGAAAGAGGATGCCAGTTTCACCAGAGGGGCAATCTGGCTGGAGTGCATGGTTAAGCATTGAAGCTCGCTCATCGTTAATCCATCCATACCTGTGATACAAACAGTTCATTTAATCTCT is a genomic window containing:
- the cd44a gene encoding uncharacterized protein cd44a isoform X2: MLNHALQPDCPSGETGILFLEDTPESLTDAYCYDPAVTSDVDCGESVTPPAKESSAVTSEPGLDGDDGIETEVKYLTSGPEDGYSNSTTGDSEMAVDRDENPEVAVDPSAGTPMSTEAEGEEGAETKPFEDFDEVFGGNATTLSANDTTAVGDLEDTLAEDVHQVNGTTAVAEDTGDEHMNGTETVLEDMEGGGHVNGTEEIPDNTSAEESLQPSEASPSEREETEEEEEEEESPVGLSTPATVTASESDDDDDEDAGKEENADSQDDNTTASSPDSVAETTESPGDKDAELEKEPSNYAEERHDSPAPRGRMGRKNNHTHQTREESGGAPGWLIIFAFVMVVTALVCIFAAIATKDRWLGPGHCLSKKTADSSENGEKRAAVSLTAEKEHEMTTLMNKGQAQTNGRMDEFTVIALEETPEKECLA
- the cd44a gene encoding CD44 antigen isoform X1, translating into MWDLIQFLTSGLLTVVSTGAPEVTHRSCSYGGVFHVRASSNYSLTFEQAGDLCQGLYASLASEAQITEAYSKGLETCRYGWINDERASMLNHALQPDCPSGETGILFLEDTPESLTDAYCYDPAVTSDVDCGESVTPPAKESSAVTSEPGLDGDDGIETEVKYLTSGPEDGYSNSTTGDSEMAVDRDENPEVAVDPSAGTPMSTEAEGEEGAETKPFEDFDEVFGGNATTLSANDTTAVGDLEDTLAEDVHQVNGTTAVAEDTGDEHMNGTETVLEDMEGGGHVNGTEEIPDNTSAEESLQPSEASPSEREETEEEEEEEESPVGLSTPATVTASESDDDDDEDAGKEENADSQDDNTTASSPDSVAETTESPGDKDAELEKEPSNYAEERHDSPAPRGRMGRKNNHTHQTREESGGAPGWLIIFAFVMVVTALVCIFAAIATKDRWLGPGHCLSKKTADSSENGEKRAAVSLTAEKEHEMTTLMNKGQAQTNGRMDEFTVIALEETPEKECLA